One genomic region from Bufo bufo chromosome 3, aBufBuf1.1, whole genome shotgun sequence encodes:
- the OMG gene encoding oligodendrocyte-myelin glycoprotein: MGYRTPSPGLLIILCSVQNIICPCPLKCSCSMKTRNVDCSGRSFTALPHGLQDNITQLNLSRNPFSSLDHQLTRFTNLRSLDLSHNLLKSLPSHLPRSLWEVYATDNNITVLHKLDTAYQWNLKVLDVSRNSLQRTVFINNTLISLQMLNLSHNQLWTVPTNMPSNVLTIDLSHNFITQILPGTLVRMPQLQTLYLHNNRFSYIPNNAFDQIFHIKEITLHDNPWSCKDSENMDYLIKWVAARKNVNPCGNDTKEQNIEVLLTPYEATQMATTDDNPLRTTIYSHFLEVQEIKLHKKVQFSEALPTTPLLTTEHILLASTEDSQFTDEGSTDGMIHLDFNNFGKEMDPFISSNEVEESEMNSPTVILNTDNGISEVILNSDHDGPNNGPGAAMPSTTVSVDIQRTTVNLNSAPSSAAQKAASFTVPFLFIPLTLRIV, translated from the coding sequence ATGGGCTATCGCACACCCTCTCCAGGACTCCTGATTATTTTATGTTCTGTACAAAATATTATCTGCCCCTGCCCCTTGAAGTGCTCGTGCTCTATGAAAACCAGAAATGTAGACTGTTCTGGCAGAAGTTTTACTGCATTGCCACATGGACTGCAAGACAATATCACGCAGCTAAACTTGTCTCGCAATCCCTTCTCCAGTTTAGACCACCAATTGACTCGGTTCACCAATTTAAGGTCACTAGACCTCTCACACAACTTGCTCAAGAGCCTGCCTTCTCACTTGCCAAGATCTCTATGGGAAGTGTATGCCACAGACAACAACATAACAGTGCTTCATAAGCTGGACACGGCTTACCAGTGGAATCTGAAGGTGCTAGACGTCTCCAGGAACAGCCTGCAGAGGACAGTCTTCATTAACAATACACTCATTAGTCTGCAGATGCTGAACCTCAGCCACAATCAACTCTGGACTGTTCCTACCAACATGCCAAGCAACGTCCTAACCATAGATTTATCCCATAACTTTATCACTCAGATCCTACCTGGAACCCTGGTGAGAATGCCTCAACTCCAAACCTTATACCTGCACAATAACAGGTTCAGCTACATACCAAACAACGCTTTCGACCAAATTTTCCATATAAAAGAGATCACTCTACACGATAATCCATGGTCCTGCAAGGACTCAGAAAACATGGACTATCTAATCAAGTGGGTGGCTGCGAGGAAAAATGTCAACCCTTGTGGCAATGACACCAAGGAACAGAACATTGAAGTCCTTTTAACCCCATACGAAGCAACACAAATGGCAACTACAGATGACAACCCGTTACGTACTACAATTTATTCTCATTTTCTAGAGGTTCAAGAAATAAAACTGCACAAGAAGGTACAATTCTCTGAGGCTCTACCTACAACCCCACTCCTCACCACTGAGCACATCTTGCTCGCAAGCACAGAAGATTCACAGTTCACAGATGAAGGCTCCACAGATGGAATGATCCATTTAGATTTCAACAACTTTGGAAAAGAAATGGACCCTTTCATAAGCTCAAATGAAGTAGAGGAAAGTGAAATGAACAGCCCCACCGTGATCCTGAACACTGATAATGGAATATCAGAGGTGATCCTGAACAGTGATCATGATGGACCAAACAATGGTCCAGGGGCGGCCATGCCAAGCACAACCGTATCTGTAGATATACAACGTACAACTGTTAACCTCAACTCTGCACCTTCCTCTGCAGCCCAGAAAGCTGCATCCTTTACAGTTCCCTTTCTATTCATTCCTCTCACGCTTAGGATAGTATAA
- the EVI2A gene encoding protein EVI2A, translated as MKNMQPSLHLVILFLSFSCKAEVGIANFNTDKLVITDINSTSDAPVHFLSLHEDNSTTSVYKIAPELRGQGVTTNKPTRTTVSYNVTQQTTSKETKGVQSNYTVIPHNPNITATATCTVDEKYKTGIIICVLVIAVLVFIIAVLIICTVVLANKVSALKAKLTQSKRQARSNGDFLSASSILWPLGMETWQKKAHEANLTMDEISLGDTNTIEKLKLMATPTLARSREDTEENKSFTTATMTTISTVEV; from the coding sequence ATGAAGAACATGCAGCCTTCACTGCATCTTGTCATACTGTTTCTTTCTTTCAGTTGTAAAGCAGAAGTAGGCATCGCCAATTTCAACACCGATAAACTAGTCATAACCGACATAAACAGCACATCTGATGCTCCAGTTCatttcctgtcccttcatgaagACAATTCTACAACCTCTGTGTATAAAATTGCTCCAGAACTTCGAGGACAAGGCGTAACTACTAATAAACCCACTAGGACAACAGTTTCATATAACGTCACCCAACAAACGACAAGTAAGGAAACAAAGGGGGTTCAAAGCAACTATACTGTCATACCCCACAACCCAAACATCACAGCTACTGCAACCTGTACAGTCGATGAGAAATACAAGACGGGAATAATAATCTGCGTCCTCGTCATAGCCGTGTTGGTATTTATTATTGCAGTGTTAATCATATGTACAGTGGTGCTGGCAAACAAGGTATCGGCTCTAAAGGCAAAGCTAACACAATCAAAGCGCCAAGCAAGAAGCAATGGGGACTTTCTAAGCGCATCAAGTATTTTGTGGCCATTAGGCATGGAAACCTGGCAGAAGAAGGCTCATGAAGCCAATTTAACCATGGATGAGATTTCACTGGGAGATACCAATACAATTGAAAAGCTTAAACTGATGGCAACTCCTACCCTAGCCAGATCGAGAGAGGACACAGAGGAAAACAAAAGCTTCACAACTGCAACTATGACCACTATATCCACAGTAGAAGTCTGA